Proteins from one Candidatus Margulisiibacteriota bacterium genomic window:
- the argB gene encoding acetylglutamate kinase — translation MINKYIEKAQILLEALPYIQKFAGKTIVIKYGGAAMENEALQKSVAVDIVLLKFVGINPVLVHGGGKEITTWLDKLNIETEFIDGLRKTSKQAMEVTEMVLTGKVNKAIVGLINSAGGKAIGLSGKDGNMIQGKKINEAKLGHAGQVTKVNPSVILDTIEKGYIPVISTVGVDENNETLNINADYVASDIAIAIKAEKLIYLSNVEGILNEKKEIIKQIIAEEAEELIKTGVISGGMIPKITSCLESIQGGVNNVHIISGEINHSILLELFTDYGIGTMIKKKE, via the coding sequence ATGATAAATAAATATATTGAAAAAGCCCAAATATTATTAGAAGCACTTCCTTACATTCAAAAATTTGCTGGTAAAACTATAGTCATTAAATACGGCGGTGCTGCCATGGAAAACGAAGCACTACAAAAATCAGTTGCTGTTGATATTGTTTTGCTAAAGTTTGTCGGCATTAATCCAGTACTAGTGCATGGTGGTGGTAAAGAAATTACTACTTGGTTAGATAAGCTTAATATTGAAACTGAGTTTATTGACGGATTACGAAAAACTTCTAAACAAGCGATGGAAGTGACCGAGATGGTTCTTACCGGCAAAGTCAACAAAGCCATTGTTGGTCTCATTAATTCCGCTGGAGGCAAAGCAATAGGACTCAGCGGTAAAGATGGCAACATGATACAAGGCAAAAAAATAAACGAAGCAAAACTTGGTCATGCTGGTCAAGTAACTAAAGTAAACCCAAGTGTAATTTTAGACACAATAGAAAAAGGTTACATCCCTGTAATCTCTACTGTTGGTGTTGATGAAAACAATGAAACACTTAACATCAATGCAGACTATGTAGCTTCGGACATTGCCATCGCTATCAAAGCAGAAAAATTAATTTACTTATCTAACGTTGAAGGAATACTTAATGAAAAAAAAGAAATAATCAAACAAATTATTGCGGAAGAAGCAGAAGAATTGATAAAAACTGGAGTTATTTCTGGAGGAATGATTCCTAAAATAACCTCCTGTTTAGAATCCATCCAAGGTGGCGTAAATAACGTCCATATAATTAGTGGAGAAATAAACCACTCTATCCTCTTAGAACTTTTTACTGATTACGGGATAGGTACGATGATTAAGAAAAAGGAATAA